The Chlamydia poikilotherma DNA segment CGATAATGACCACACAATTGGGTTAACATGGACGAATTGACGACAGATTTTGACACGCTCATGTCGCAATTAAACGATGTACATTTGACTACAGTCGTAGGTCGTATTACTGAAGTTGTCGGTATGTTAATCAAAGCAGTTGTTCCCAATGTTCGTGTTGGGGAAGTATGCTTGGTTAAACGTCACGGCATGGAGCCTCTCGTTACTGAGGTTGTTGGCTTCACACAAAATTTTGCTTTTCTATCGCCATTGGGAGAGCTTTCGGGGGTTAGCCCTTCTTCAGAAGTTATCCCAACTGGTCTACCTTTGTACATCCGTGCGGGTAATGGTCTTTTAGGACGTGTGTTGAACGGTTTGGGAGAACCTATTGATTCTGAGACAAAAGGACCTTTAGTTGATGTTAATGAAACCTATCCTATTTTCCGTGCACCACCTGATCCATTGCATAGGGAAAAGTTAAGAACAATCTTGTCCACAGGCGTGCGATGCATCGATGGTATGCTCACAGTAGCTAGAGGTCAGCGTATAGGGATCTTCGCTGGAGCCGGGGTGGGTAAATCCTCTCTTCTAGGGATGATTGCTAGAAATGCTGAAGAAGCTGATGTTAATGTGATTGCTCTCATCGGAGAGCGGGGCCGCGAGGTTCGTGAGTTTATCGAGGGGGACCTTGGAGAAGAAGGAATGAAACGATCGGTGATCGTTGTTTCCACGTCAGATCAATCATCACAACTACGATTAAATGCTGCTTATGTAGGTACTGCTATAGCAGAGTATTTCCGAGATCAGGGGAAGACTGTTGTTTTAATGATGGATTCTGTAACTCGATTTGCTCGAGCATTAAGAGAAGTCGGGTTGGCTGCTGGAGAACCTCCAGCTAGAGCAGGATACACGCCTTCAGTATTTTCAACCTTACCTAGATTATTAGAACGTTCTGGAGCATCAGATAAAGGAACAATCACAGCATTTTATACTGTGCTTGTTGCCGGAGATGATATGAATGAACCGGTCGCCGATGAGGTTAAATCGAT contains these protein-coding regions:
- the sctN gene encoding type III secretion system ATPase SctN, which encodes MDELTTDFDTLMSQLNDVHLTTVVGRITEVVGMLIKAVVPNVRVGEVCLVKRHGMEPLVTEVVGFTQNFAFLSPLGELSGVSPSSEVIPTGLPLYIRAGNGLLGRVLNGLGEPIDSETKGPLVDVNETYPIFRAPPDPLHREKLRTILSTGVRCIDGMLTVARGQRIGIFAGAGVGKSSLLGMIARNAEEADVNVIALIGERGREVREFIEGDLGEEGMKRSVIVVSTSDQSSQLRLNAAYVGTAIAEYFRDQGKTVVLMMDSVTRFARALREVGLAAGEPPARAGYTPSVFSTLPRLLERSGASDKGTITAFYTVLVAGDDMNEPVADEVKSILDGHIVLSNALAQAYHYPAIDVLASISRLLTAIVPEEQRRIIGKAREVLAKYKANEMLIRIGEYRRGSDREVDFAIDHIDKLNRFLKQDIHEKTNYEEAAQQLRAIFR